GGATACCTCCAGCTGCATACCGAGCTTTCTGCATTCGGCACGTAGCAGCAAATTTCGCCCTCACCTTCAAGGGTAAAGACGCAAGGAGGCTTCTCGTGAACGCTGCCTATGCTAAGACGGAGGTCGAGTTCCATTACTGGTTTGATATTCTTCGCTCGGAAGATCCGGCGATGTGTGAATGGGCAAACCGGATTGAGTATTCATTGTGGACACAGTATTGCGATGAGGGCCGAAGATTCGGTCACATGACGACAAATATATCTGAGTGTGTGAATTCAATCCTCAAGGGTGTGAGGAACCTTCCTGTATGCTCGTTGGTTAAAGCAACATATGGTCGGTTGGCCGAACTTTTTGTTCGCAAGGGGAGAGAGGCGGAGGCCCAGCTGGGTACGGGACAACCATTCAGTCAACACCTTGTTAAATGTATCGAGGCCAACTTGAAGACGGCAAGGTGCTTCACAGTTACTTTGTATGACAGGGACAACTTGGAGTACACGGTCACAGAGACCACTCCTACTGGTTCTTTTTCCCTTGGTAGCTACAGGGTGTCACTCGGATCTCAGACATGTGATTGCGGATACTTCAGGCACTGCATTTCCCTTGTCCGCACGCACTGGCATGCTGTGCTTACTCACGAGTCACTTGGCACTTCTATATCCACCCAGTCTATCGACTCAGTAACGTTTTTAGTGTTTATCAGATGGAATTCAGACCTCCAATTCCAGAGGGTTTCTGGCCACCATATGATGGGCCGACGGTAATACCGGACCCGAACAAGAGGCGTGCAAGGGAAGGTCGTCCCAGGTCTACTCGGATTCGGACGAACATGGACGAGGCAGATCCAAACCAGCCTAAGAGATGCGACTTATGTCAGCTCCCCGGACACACTCGTCGGAGCTGCCCACAGGTCGGAGGTAGCCAGGGAGGACAGTGATAGATGGGTAGGGTTGGTTTTGCGTTGTTTGATTTACTACTGTGCtatgttttgaattttagttaTGTAAGGTTAAAAAATTTCTTAGTTGCAAACGCTTTGTATGTCTGTTGTTTAAAGTAACGGAACTAATATAAATAAGCAAAGTAACAAGTAAAAGTGATTCGAATGAGCTTGGTTCCAACTCCTTATATAGGAAACTAacaagtaattcgaatcaacttaaTTCGAATTACCTTTCGAATCAACTTGtgaataattcgaatcaatatgattcgaaCTCTATTGAGTCACGTTTCCATACTAATTCAAAACGACTCAATTCGATTTAGCCACCATTAATTCGAATctacttgattcgaattacatgctTTTTATTTCAATGGTAATTCGAAACAAGTTGTTTCGAATTACTTGCATTTGCAATTCAAATCGAGTTgattcaaattatatatatttgctCGTTGGTGGAttgccaaaaaattttaattttggatgATTTGGGTAATAAAATTCTCCCATTAGtttattttggtgttttgccCTGAAAAGGACTATAAAGTTGTCTTGGTCACTTTCTGAAGCATTTATAAGAGAGACTGAGAGACGAAGGACAAATTGAGGctaaattttttagatattatcaAAGCATATGTGTAATACGGAGATATTATGTTAATTTAGTGTAATGCATTGATATGGGAGTTGAATAAATACAACAAGAAATCGTTATTAACGATTTCACAAGGGACAAAAAACTGGTAAAATGAGACTACCGATTTCTGAATAGGACAAGAAAGATAGAAAATGGGACTTACGATTTCAAGTAGGACAAAAGTAATTTCTGAACCTATAGAACTTGAAATCGTTAGTGCcgatttcatttttttaattttaaaattatttaattcataAACGTGACTAACGATTTATTTATTAACTTCTCTATATATAGAGTGCGTGCGTGAATGTAATGTCTTGCAATTCTcgatctctttttttctttctaatgctcttcttctacttctacttctttttgttgtttctcttctttgttgtgtgcaagcaattttttttgttgcttgTTATtgggtaaattttttttgtttattttagttatataaatattttattttgatactgTGATATTTCGTAAATtcgttttaaaaattataatagaaatataattttcgTGATCACAAAAATGAATgataatattagttttaaaatttattataattggcAAAATTTATCTGAAACAGCTGAAGGTGTGATATTTATGTGTAATAATCCTTGTATATCTGTTCTTTCTTTTATGGTGTCATTCGAAGAATTTAAGAGTTATATTTGTCAGAATATAGATCCTCACATGCCAAAGAGAGtgacaaatattttatacagaCGACCTATATTAGTATTCGGTGGATTCGTTCAATTTCATGCGATGTGCATCAATGATGACACAAGTCTGCAAGAGATGTTCTCAATCTACTATCAAGCCCAATCACGAGTATCTGTTATTGAGCTGTACGTGGAGTTTGAGCAATTACCGAATACGGTGGAACAAGATGATCATGATTTCGATGGGGAAAGTTATAACGGTGACAGCGAAGAGGAATATGAAGGAAATTACGATTTCGTTGATCCGAATGCAGATGAGGAATAAGAGGACTGCACCATTGAGTCGGACGTCGAAGACGTCGCAAATGCACTAGCAAGTGAGCATCCATTCGAAAAACCGTCTTTCATGCGCGCTTTGGATCTCGATGCCATGAATGCTCCAGAATTTCCGGAGTATGCCAATGCAGGTTTGTCGTTGCATCACACCGTATTTGGATTAGTACTTTAAATATTATGTTTGTATATTGATATTATGCACCGTGTAAATATGGGTTGGCGGTGTTATTGCAGATCCACCTGTGGTCAAGGATGGTGAATTTGTCATAGGGATGGAATTTAATTCTAGAGAGGCTGTGATCAAGGCAGTTAAAGATTATACCATTCACAGAGGTGTTGATTATCGGGTTTTTGATTCTGAGCCGACGACATTTTACGCGAAATGTGTGCAATATGGGCAAAGCTGTGATTGGCTTATCAGGGTTAGCTTAATGCGAAGAAAGTATTGTTGGGAGATTAGACGATATAATGGCAGCCATACTTGTACTAGAGCTACTATTTCTCAGGATCATTCGAAGTTGGACTCAGACACTATTGCAGATGCAATTAAGCCATTGATAGAGGCCGATCCATCCATAAAGGTGTGATCAGTAATTGCAGATGTCCAATCAAAGTTTAACTACACGATTAGTTATCGCAAAGCATGGTTGGCTAAGCAGAAggtagttaaaaaaatttttggagggtGGGAAGCCTCTTATGAAGCGTTGCCCATATGGTTTGAAGCAATGGTGAAGAAAGAGCCATCAGCAGCCGTCGAATATGAAACGTTACCTTGCTACCGCGGGGATGAATTGGCTCAGGATGTCAGGGTTCTAAACCGAGTTTTCTGGAGTTTCTACCCATGTATAAGAGCATTTAGGCACTGCAAGCCGGTTGTACAGGTAGATGGCACACACTTGTATGGAAAATATAAAGGAGCGTTGTTGGTCGCAGTTTCTCAAGATGGTAACAACAATATTGTGCCAATTGCATTTGCGCTTGTAGAGGGGGAGACATCAGATGCATGGTCCTTTTTCCTTCGTCATTTGCGAACCCATGTGGTGACGAAGGATGGGGTGGGACTTATCTCTTATCGACACGAGTCTATTAGGTCAGCAGTTTCTCGTTGTGATGGAGCATGGGAGCCGCCAAGGGCCAGACACATGTTTTGCATTAGGCACATAGCATCGAACTTCTTGAGGAAGTTCAAGGCACCGTTCATGAAAAAGCTTGTGGTGAACATAGGTAATTAACAATGTGttctatataatattttatgcaTGTTGTGGTTATGTTTCCAATGGTGGTTATCGTTATGTGTTTTCATTATATCTTTTTGTCCAGGCTATTCTAAGACAGTGGATGAATACGAAATCCGTTACCAGAGGTTGCGCAGTCGGGGTGAGGCATACACTCGCTGGCTAGATCGGATTCCCCGTGAGCAACACTCTTTGGCATATGATGGTGGCCATCGATGGGGTCATATGACGACAAATCTGGTGGAATGCATCAATGGGGTGTTGAAGGATGCACGCAATCTTCCCGTCACAGCACTTGTAAAGGCAACTTTTTATAGACTGAATGAGTTGTTCACAAGGAAAAGGGATGGCGCTGAGACTCGTCTTCGAGCCGGACACTTATTCTCTGAAATAGTGACCGAAAAGATTCAGCAAAATTTGATTGCGGCTGGAAACATTATGGTTAGTTGCTTCGATCGGCAGAATGAAGTTTTCGAGGTGAGGGAGATGCCCAGCGGTGTTGAGTATGCGGTAGACCTGCAACGTAGGCACTGTGACTGTGGTTATTTTCAGGTTGATTGCTTTCCATGTCGTCACGTTTTTGCATGTTGTGCAAACCAACGTCTTGATTGGCAAGTTTACGTTCACGAGGTGTATCAAATGGATGAGATCCGAAAGGTGTACAGAGCTAGATTTAGGCCATTGGGCAACCCAACAACATGGCCGGTGTATGGAGGGCCACGGATGATACCTAATCCTTCACTTAAGAGAGTTACCAGAGGTCATCCCAAACAAACTCGCttcttgaatgagatggacACACGATCAATGCGAGGTCCTAGACGTTGTAGGCTATGCGGTGTAGAAGGACACAGTCGTAGTAGGTGCCCCCAGCGCGCCGGAACCAGTGCACGCGAGCAAGACCCACCGTAAGTGTATAATACAGGAAAGGCTAAGGGCGTACGTTACAGATTAAAACGACGTTGAGTATATTATTGCCAATTACAATCTACTATTAATGAAGAAAAAGTATGTTCGCAGGTTAAGCATTGATATTTTTAGTGAATATAGGGTGTGTTTGGCAAACCCGTTTGAGAGGATAAAAATGTGTTGAAGTTCTTTGAACGCTGTTTTTTAATGTTTGGCAATCTTTTTCCTCTAAACGCAGAAGTGATTTTGCAGCTTAAAAGCGCGTTTACTAGAAGCAAAAAATTGTTGCTTTTGCGTTCACTTCAACGTGAGTTCACCTTTGATGATCATTATTGGTTTTTTCCAAAAGAATTTTCATATTTGTATCAAgttatttcaaatattttaattttttttcaatttttagtttttttttgtttgacattgtaaattttattattataattcttGTTCATTGTTTACTATTCTAATTTGttataatatgtattattgttCCTATtgtaaatgataaattaaataaaaaattaattataaataataataaaagcataattagtaaaaaattagaatctaaaatagaaaacaaaataagattaCTGAGAGTATTCGTAAAAAGtactaaaatataaactaattatctatctaaaagtgattttaactaatattatccaaataattttattttatcaaaattaattttagtataaaattgtcaaacataaatcatgttAGCACAAACTCACTTCtatccaaaatcaattttacaaaatgaCTTTTATTCAAACTCCAGTTTGGCTAACtctaatccaaacacacacataGTAGTTTCTCATAGCATGGTTATAGATTGTAgtagtacataaataaaattaacatcGCGGACTTTGCCATTAAGTAGCAGATCAAAGTAGAATCTAGTAGTTTGTCATAGCATGTACATAAATAAAGGCAACTAGCACATCAAACTAGAATTTTGAAGTCACAAAATACATCGTGGAATGACAAATCATTTTGCTACACatactttgtaaattttttctttactgTGTTGACCACTTTTTTGTACTTGTTCGACATTGCTTTCTTTATCGCTGATGGGGTATATCTCTTTTGGCTGCGATGGGGTGGATCTACCCTTAAATTGTAGTCTTTATCCCGTTCTTGTTTTGCTGCTGTTCTAGTCACACCTGCCAACATTAACAACATATCTCAATCTACATGTACGTAATAATTATAACATAAAGCACATTTATCTCAGAGTGATAATAATACAGACAGACGCCACAATACCATCACACTATAATAATTACAACTGAATTACCTCTGGTCGGCCTAGGCTGCCCATTGTTATCTTCgtcgtcatcatcatcctcaCTTTCATCCGAATCTTCTTCCTCATTGTCCTCGTCACTTGAATCCATCTTATCACGGTATGGACCGTATCTGCGATGTGCAAACTGGTCTTCTTCACTTGTCTCGTGGATTGATGAATCAATGAGATTAAGATCAATTCTTGGAATATATGCACTAATTCCAGAGTTGTACTCGTGACCAATACCTCGACCCCAATCGCTTCTGCTGAAATCTAGTGACACTCTAGCGGCTGAATAAGAGGAACTGGTAGGTCGATGTCCTCGTGAATCGAATGACAATCTACCAGGCACCACCTGATGTGGCTGTGGCATCTCTTCCGGATGTAACTCCTGCTGGTATATAGGATGTTGTGTCGGATCCAACACATTAGACATTTGGGGCGTACTTGGATCTTGCATGAACCCGATGATCTGATCCCAGGTGGTTTCTGCCATTGCCTCTATCAATTGTGGGCTGTGATGAGTATTTAGTGCATCAAATGATGGGACATAGGGATGTTCTATTGGCATGTTTTGTATAGCCATTTCATCCTGAGTTGGAATCCATCCAACTTCACTAGGATGCGAAGGTGGCTGCGTCTGTGGTGGGTGTGTCGGCGGTGGTGGACATGGTTGTCGTTGTGGCGATGGTGACCGTGGACGTGCCTCAGGTGATGCCTGCGGCTGTGGTTGGTCTACACGAGCGGACAACTGTATATGTTCAGCAAATTCTCTATGGTGCCAATCTGTGTAAACATCTGACGGGTCAAAATTATCAACCATCTCTGCACCAAGCACATCCCATTGTCTGTCTTGCCACAAAGTAATCCATTCACTCCACTGTTGGCCCCAGTTATAATTTTTTGGACCCGTCAACAACATGTTGTGTGCATCTCCAAGAATCTTTGGTGTTTCCAGTGGGTATTGTCGTCTCCCGAATTGTCTCTTAACCCTATCGGTTGGGCACCACTCAATGCACTCGAAGGAAATGAGTGGAGACGGTGCAAGCCACATGCGTGCATCCTCATACATGTCATGCAGCACGAAATCGGGTCCGACATGTTGCGCACTATATGGGTCCCACAAAAACTGTGTCGACATAAAAACACTAGATTAGGCACACCTCTTAACAATGAAAATAACGCATGGTATAAAATTAGAGGACGAATGAAACATAAGTAATAATAATGACATACATTAGCATTTGTAATGTTATCAAGCATCTGCCTAAAATGTGCAGGTGTCCACCGTGTAAACTCACTTGAAGGGGGCATCCCACTCATTCCACCGGTCATTGAATAATTGTACATCAATATAATGCATTTACGtagtaaattaataaaacatCAGTATATAAATATCCTTAGAGGTCATACCGACAAGCTAACGGGAAAGTCAGGGGACGGCGAATTGGTGCAAGGAAAGGCATCTGTTCCCAAGCCCACACGTGCAACAATGCTAAAGGCCCATCTAAATCTTTGCAATCATATTAGGTGGCCCTACACAAAGACCTATACAAGTGGGCAAGACAAGCTGATCCCCAGCTATATGTCCTAATTCTAGGAATATCACGGAGCAAGGGTAGACATTTCCAATGCACCCCCGCACCTGATTTGTCAGCAAATAACGTGTATCGAACAGCGACATAATGTGGCACCTGGTATAACGCTTCATAGCCTCATGAGAATTCAAAATTATGCCATGCTTAACATTACGCAACCATGTTAGCTTGATAAAGCTACCTCTGCATTCACTCGCTGTTGGGGAAACTCCAAAGTTCATCAGACATTTTTGCACCATGGATCTGTGATTATTGTTGGTTGGCCCTGTAACTGGTAGCCCAATTCCTTGAAGACCAAGTATCAAAGCTACATCTTCTAAATTGATAGTACATTCACCTATAGGGAGATGGAATGTATGAGTCACTGGATTCCATCGTTCTACCAAGGCATTTATCAGGGTCGTTTGTCCAAAAATTTTTCGAATCTGAGACACATTGTAAAAGCCAGCAGCTCTTAAATAGGGTTCTATTCTCAGATCATATGGTTCTGGAGCATATAAGTGTCTCAGTCCAATTACTCTAGAACCCTGACATAAATAATCAACACATAATTATAActgttaaaataataataataataacaataaaaacaatatCAATGTTAATTTGTATGGAAATGCACTTGGAagtaaaactattaaaaatgaTTTATAACAACCGTAAtaacaataactaataaaacttaataacaCTATCAGTAAACCTGTAACTATCTCAATAAcagtaataatagtaataatagtaataataataacaataataataattaaaaaataaattagctaCTAAACTCTTAAAAACAGGGTACTCACATGTTTATTTAGACTAACTATCATGTTCATATTAATTTTGTACACTCAATTCAATTATGATAACTAACTTCACTTTTAGTCTATAAtagcattaataataataataataataataataataataataataataactaaaaagataaaatattcaCNNNNNNNNNNNNNNNNNNNNNNNNNNNNNNNNNNNNNNNNNTTTATTTGGACTAATAACCATgttcatatttattttgtatactCAAATCAATTATTATAACTAACTTTTAgtctataataatactatcactaatcatataattaattcaataataataataataataataataataataataataataataataataataattaaaaaactaaaacagTTACTAAACTCTTAAAAATAAGGTACTCACGTATTTATTTGCATTAACTATGATGTTCATGTTAAGAAATTACactcaaatttattattttaactaatttttactccataataacactatcagtatataaaaatattatcatgtAAACATATAATAACTATCTCAATATcgataaaaatgattaaaaaaaataaaaaagccacTAAACTCTTAAAAACAGAGTACTCATGGGTTTATTTAGATTAACTATTATGTTCACATTAACTTATTATACTCAAATCTATTATTATAACTAACGTTTACTCTATAACAATGCTAAGTTCATTTAACCAGCTTATAATTGATGTTaacattataaataattttatagacAAAAAAAGGTACTTACATATAATGGATGATCAAGATATTTCACATTATGTTTATCTATTGAGATTTTTTTCTTCCCCAtcttaaaaaagataaatctggAGTTCCACCTTATATGCAACCTTCATATGAAAATAATGGCACTTAAAATAGAAGGAACCGAAACAGAGAGCAGAGAGTTAACACACTTTgtgttttggtatttttttttttctcaatgatGAGTGAGAGCTTCTGGGAGAGAGAACTCACGGACCACACAGGAACTCACCGCATGCAAGCCACGTGGACACAGCATCAAATCGGAACTACCGATTTGATTCATGTTTCGCAGTCATAGATCGTCCATCTTGTGGTTGCTATGTCCTGTCTCTCTGCTCACCTCCCACCAAATCGGTACCCTCATTTTATTTACTGATCCTAACCGTTCTTACTTGATCCAACGCCTCCAGGTTCTCTTTCCACACTCTCTCTCTTAATAAAAATCGTTAATCACAATTTGATTAAAATCGTTATTAACGATTTTTGAATATACTAATTATTAAACCCATATCTATACATAATACATTCGAAGTTTCATATCTGCGTATTACTCGCCTTCTATcctaatattaaaaatgaaaaacgaCAAATTgaacagaagaaaaagaaaataaatttatctaaaGTAACATATATAAGCAAGGATTAGATTGAGACATCTAATCTGCTTCTTTTCTACTGATGTTAACTTTAGTTTCAAAATAATGATTATCGATGGGACCTGGCCTTTTAACTTCAAATAGAGATCTTCACGATGAATGAGACTATATGATTATATGTAGAATATCAACTATTATTAAATGATACAATTTTGCAAAACTAACGGTGGAATAAATAGGATAGTGtaagatttatattttattttaatatttttttgttgtaaaattcttttaaatttttattatatttttacacGTGAAATATATATAACAGGAAATTATAATACTACATTTTGATGAATGCATCTCTCtgatctctttttctttttagttttttgagaacatcttataaatctctaaatttgtAAAATCAAAGCATTTTCATCCTAAAAATACGCCGTAGTTTGTATACTCAAATTATTAAAACCTTATACACTCAAAGCAGTTacataatttgaattataatagtTTGTCGATGTACAAAATAGCatcttattataaaataatttaggtGAGGTCATATTGGGTACAGGTTGAAGAGTTGTAGCATGGTGTTACTAATGACCCAATAacttttgttaaattatttaaatttcttaGGAGAAGATTACCTATATTTTAGAGCACATACAATAATAATCCTTCAGCTTATAGAAGTAGTTTGAAAAggcatttatatatattttttattgttgggGGCAACGATACAGAAAACTATGAGCACCCATTGGATTATTAGTAACCACTCAAGCTAAGTGCTAAGATGTTTTCTAGTACTAATAATTTAGAGAAAAGAGAAGGTGGGCCCATTGTATAGCCGATCATGATTCATGATTAAGAGGGAGAATTTGATGATAACATATACTAAAGtataaatactattttatattttctttatttatttttgcataTGGCATATTCATTAAACTGTCTAGTTAACTAGAGGCTTTATTGGTTTCACTGTTTCAGTTACGTGAGGAAGGTGAGCAACAAAATCATGTTTGATTTTGGAGAATTGCCTCTCACGTTGAAAGTGAACGTTTGATAACTATGAATA
This sequence is a window from Arachis duranensis cultivar V14167 chromosome 2, aradu.V14167.gnm2.J7QH, whole genome shotgun sequence. Protein-coding genes within it:
- the LOC107475239 gene encoding uncharacterized protein LOC107475239; the encoded protein is MVRADASVSIKVLLNATASHYGFKPTYRRVWMVKQKVVALIYGDWDESYNELPRWVLGVQVTMPGSIAVLRTSPVRVEGQLDESQAYFHRLFWTFPPCIEAFRHCKSLVSIDGTHLYGKYGGTLLVAIAQDGNSNILPIAFALVEGENAESWSFFLSHLRQHVTPQPGLLVISDRHNGIKAALEAPDNGWIPPAAYRAFCIRHVAANFALTFKGKDARRLLVNAAYAKTEVEFHYWFDILRSEDPAMCEWANRIEYSLWTQYCDEGRRFGHMTTNISECVNSILKGVRNLPVCSLVKATYGRLAELFVRKGREAEAQLGTGQPFSQHLVKCIEANLKTARCFTVTLYDRDNLEYTVTETTPTGSFSLGSYRVSLGSQTCDCGYFRHCISLVRTHWHAVLTHESLGTSISTQSIDSVTFLVFIRWNSDLQFQRVSGHHMMGRR
- the LOC107475238 gene encoding protein FAR1-RELATED SEQUENCE 5-like, whose translation is MVKKEPSAAVEYETLPCYRGDELAQDVRVLNRVFWSFYPCIRAFRHCKPVVQVDGTHLYGKYKGALLVAVSQDGNNNIVPIAFALVEGETSDAWSFFLRHLRTHVVTKDGVGLISYRHESIRSAVSRCDGAWEPPRARHMFCIRHIASNFLRKFKAPFMKKLVVNIGYSKTVDEYEIRYQRLRSRGEAYTRWLDRIPREQHSLAYDGGHRWGHMTTNLVECINGVLKDARNLPVTALVKATFYRLNELFTRKRDGAETRLRAGHLFSEIVTEKIQQNLIAAGNIMVSCFDRQNEVFEVREMPSGVEYAVDLQRRHCDCGYFQVDCFPCRHVFACCANQRLDWQVYVHEVYQMDEIRKVYRARFRPLGNPTTWPVYGGPRMIPNPSLKRVTRGHPKQTRFLNEMDTRSMRGPRRCRLCGVEGHSRSRCPQRAGTSAREQDPP